A stretch of the Medicago truncatula cultivar Jemalong A17 chromosome 5, MtrunA17r5.0-ANR, whole genome shotgun sequence genome encodes the following:
- the LOC11427236 gene encoding CBL-interacting serine/threonine-protein kinase 11 — protein sequence MSDIEQAAAPAPADATTALFGKYELGKLLGCGAFAKVYHARNTENGQSVAVKVINKKKISATGLAGHVKREISIMSKLRHPNIVRLHEVLATKTKIYFVMEFAKGGELFAKIANKGRFSEDLSRRLFQQLISAVGYCHSHGVFHRDLKPENLLLDDKGNLKVSDFGLSAVKEQVRIDGMLHTLCGTPAYVAPEILAKRGYDGAKVDIWSCGIILFVLVAGYLPFNDPNLMVMYRKIYSGEFKCPRWFSPDLKRFLSRLMDTNPETRITVDEILRDPWFRKGYKEVKFYEEGFEFEKKVNNGEEEGKPLDFNAFDIISFFSRGLNLSGFFIDGGEGERFMLRELPEKVVEKAEAAAKAEGLVVRRKKECGVEIEEQNGDLVIGIEIYRLTAEMVVVEVKRFGGDAVAFEEVWKNKLRPHLCDATTSNQDQTQSHAVPASVD from the exons ATGTCGGATATCGAACAGGCAGCAGCGCCAGCTCCGGCAGATGCTACCACCGCACTCTTCGGCAAATACGAGCTCGGAAAACTCCTAGGATGTGGCGCGTTTGCGAAAGTATACCACGCGCGGAACACCGAGAATGGACAGAGCGTGGCTGTGAAAGTGATCAACAAGAAGAAAATCTCCGCAACAGGACTCGCTGGACATGTGAAACGTGAAATTTCAATTATGAGTAAGCTTCGTCATCCGAATATTGTTCGGCTTCATGAAGTTCTTGCTACGAAAACGAAGATCTATTTTGTTATGGAGTTTGCTAAAGGTGGTGAATTATTCGCAAAAATTGCCAATAAAGGACGGTTTAGTGAAGATTTATCGCGTAGACTCTTTCAACAGCTTATCTCTGCTGTTGGATATTGTCATTCACACGGTGTTTTTCATCGTGATTTGAAACCTGAAAATCTGTTACTAGATGATAAG GGGAATTTGAAGGTTTCGGATTTTGGATTGAGTGCAGTGAAAGAGCAAGTTCGAATTGACGGGATGTTACACACGCTTTGTGGAACACCTGCATATGTGGCACCGGAGATTTTAGCGAAGAGAGGTTATGATGGAGCTAAGGTGGATATTTGGTCATGTGGTATTATACTGTTTGTTCTTGTGGCTGGTTATCTTCCATTTAATGATCCAAATTTGATGGTGATGTATAGGAAGATATATAGTGGGGAATTTAAGTGTCCGCGGTGGTTTTCACCGGATCTAAAGCGGTTTTTATCGCGGTTGATGGATACAAATCCGGAGACGAGGATAACTGTTGATGAGATTTTGAGGGATCCTTGGTTTAGAAAAGGGTATAAAGAGGTGAAGTTTTATGAGGAGGGTTTTGAATTTGAGAAGAAGGTTAATAATGGGGAAGAAGAGGGAAAACCGTTGGATTTCAATGCGTTTGATATTATATCGTTTTTCTCTAGAGGGTTGAATCTTTCAGGGTTTTTTATTGATGGTGGTGAAGGTGAGAGGTTTATGTTGAGGGAGTTACCGGAGAAGGTTGTGGAGAAGGCTGAGGCGGCCGCGAAGGCAGAGGGACTTGTGGTGAGGAGGAAGAAGGAATGTGGGGTGGAAATTGAAGAGCAGAATGGGGATTTGGTGATTGGGATTGAGATTTACCGATTAACCGCTGAGATGGTTGTGGTCGAGGTGAAGAGGTTTGGTGGGGACGCGGTTGCTTTCGAGGAAGTGTGGAAGAATAAGTTGAGGCCACATTTGTGCGATGCAACGACATCGAATCAGGACCAAACTCAGTCTCATGCGGTCCCTGCTAGTGTTGACTAG
- the LOC11425926 gene encoding EPIDERMAL PATTERNING FACTOR-like protein 6 has product MERKRKTTKLMNKIHLSYSFYFFMLSMMFTNTSTASTIKCLDTRCTIFFKSEIDLQQINVKTRQDMESQEKSKVSVDWPRRFLGGPGSFPPRCNAKCGKCIPCKPVHVTVPPGTPVTAEYYPEAWRCKCGNKYYMP; this is encoded by the exons atgGAGAGGAAGAGAAAAACCACTAAGCTCATGAACAAAATACATCTTTCTTATAGTTTCTACTTTTTTATGCTCTCAATGATGTTCACCAATACTTCTACTGCTTCAACCATTAAATGTCTAG ATACTAGGTGTaccatatttttcaaatctgaAATAGATTTACAG CAAATTAACGTGAAAACTAGACAAGACATGGAGTCTCAAGAAAAATCAAAGGTCTCCGTAGATTGGCCAAGAAGGTTTCTAGGTGGACCCGGGTCATTTCCGCCGCGATGCAATGCCAAGTGTGGCAAATGTATACCTTGCAAACCGGTCCATGTGACGGTGCCACCGGGAACACCGGTGACAGCCGAGTACTATCCTGAGGCATGGAGATGCAAGTGTGGCAACAAGTATTACATGCCATGA
- the LOC11425927 gene encoding protein GRAVITROPIC IN THE LIGHT 1 has protein sequence MELSTNTKPVKPNSNISEMVYKFAKVCKLKSIGVFSSEIPNLQHLHKPFFNEVLLSGNSSEEIKCNDKKVHAHNIEVKIKEDANGDLVILNKIFDSVLDLKFAYLKLQQAHIPYDPKKIVAADDLVVAEIEKLCKFKSEYKEKESKKAIINAQLSDLLLKEIVVKEVFLGKLKTRKSGKDSKLLRLRRLLHDLEIGNTNLNEKIRQLRLEDRKKSSVLSVDKFQDVFKTASKSIHDFTKPLISLMKASGWDLDMATKSIESDAVYSKRCDKKYAFEAYIARRMFHGNALTSYDVSDVLKFDDPFEALMENPDSDFAKFCQAKYLLVVHPEMEVSFFGSSDYRKFIMSGKHPRTEFYQLFAKMAKWIWILLGSAVTIDPNATMYSVSRGSMFSSLYMESVEEENMFAVPSDEERATYKVQFMIMPGFKIGPMFVKSRVYVSQYHSSSMVATLTGNLANRTT, from the coding sequence ATGGAATTATCAACAAACACTAAACCAGTGAAACCCAACTCAAATATATCAGAAATGGTTTACAAATTTGCCAAAGTTTGTAAATTGAAATCTATTGGGGTTTTCTCATCTGAAATCCCTAATCTTCAACATTTGCATAAACCCTTTTTCAATGAGGTGCTTCTGAGTGGAAATAGTAGTGAAGAGATCAAATGCAATGATAAAAAAGTTCATGCTCATAACATTGAAGTGAAAATCAAAGAAGATGCTAATGGTGATTTGGTGATCTTGAATAAGATATTTGATTCTGTTTTAGATTTGAAATTTGCATATCTTaagcttcaacaagctcacatCCCTTATGATCCGAAAAAGATTGTTGCTGCTGATGATCTTGTTGTTGCTGAGATTGAGAAGCTTTGCAAGTTCAAGAGTGAGTATAAGGAGAAGGAATCTAAGAAGGCAATTATCAATGCTCAACTTTCTGATCTTTTGCTGAAAGAGATTGTCGTTAAAGAAGTTTTTCTAGGGAAACTTAAGACTCGAAAAAGTGGGAAAGATTCAAAGCTTCTTCGGTTGCGGCGATTGCTTCATGATTTGGAAATAGGGAACACAAATCTGAATGAGAAAATCAGACAGTTAAGGTTAGAGGATAGGAAAAAATCAAGTGTTTTGAGTGTTGATAAGTTTCAAGATGTGTTTAAGACTGCTTCAAAATCTATTCATGATTTCACGAAACCGTTGATTAGTTTGATGAAAGCTTCCGGATGGGATCTTGATATGGCAACAAAGTCGATTGAAAGCGATGCTGTTTATTCGAAAAGATGCGACAAGAAGTATGCTTTTGAGGCCTACATTGCGCGAAGAATGTTTCATGGTAATGCATTAACTTCTTATGATGTGAGTGATGTTCTGAAGTTTGATGACCCATTCGAAGCACTGATGGAAAATCCAGACTCAGATTTTGCGAAATTTTGCCAAGCAAAGTATCTTCTGGTTGTTCATCCTGAAATGGAAGTGTCATTCTTTGGCAGTTCAGATTACCGAAAATTCATAATGAGTGGCAAGCATCCAAGAACGGAGTTCTATCAATTATTTGCGAAAATGGCGAAATGGATTTGGATTTTACTAGGTTCTGCAGTCACAATCGATCCTAATGCAACCATGTATTCTGTGAGCAGAGGAAGCATGTTCTCAAGCTTGTACATGGAATCTGTTGAGGAAGAAAACATGTTCGCGGTTCCTTCAGACGAAGAACGAGCGACCTATAAAGTTCAGTTTATGATCATGCCGGGGTTTAAAATTGGACCAATGTTTGTGAAGTCTCGAGTTTATGTTTCACAATATCATTCAAGCTCAATGGTGGCTACTTTAACCGGTAATTTGGCTAACAGAACCACATAA
- the LOC11433117 gene encoding transcription repressor OFP17 translates to MKVKALSIFKSKFLKPCKKLIFFFKLKPKKLIFIRAFRKAKSPKPSSPSKPMSSLLSVFCSPKKSRDYNMLQSFKSPSNMQETPIFPSPLTPACVRKNQTEGSKSEASSEEVEDACRSFENYLAEMIVAEGKTKDLMDVEELLYCWKNLKCPVFVDLVSRFYGELCKDLFSPDNEEYDKLKE, encoded by the coding sequence ATGAAAGTGAAAGCATTGAGTATCTTTAAATCCAAGTTTCTCAAACCATgcaaaaaactaatatttttcttcaaacttaaacccaagaaacttatATTTATAAGAGCTTTCAGAAAAGCTAAATCACCAAAACCCTCTTCCCCATCAAAACCAATGTCTTCTTTGTTATCAGTGTTTTGTTCCCCGAAGAAATCCAGAGACTACAACATGTTGCAAAGCTTCAAGAGCCCTTCAAACATGCAGGAAACTCCAATCTTTCCATCACCACTTACACCGGCTTGTGTAAGGAAAAACCAAACAGAAGGTTCAAAAAGTGAAGCTTCGAGCGAAGAAGTGGAAGACGCATGCAGGAGTTTCGAGAACTATTTGGCAGAGATGATTGTGGCAGAAGGGAAGACTAAGGACTTGATGGATGTTGAAGAACTTCTATACTGTTGGAAGAATCTTAAGTGTCCTGTCTTCGTTGACTTAGTTTCTAGATTTTATGGTGAGCTTTGCAAGGACTTGTTTTCTCCAGATAATGAGGAATATGACAAGCTTAAGGAGTAA